In Mycobacterium sp. JS623, one genomic interval encodes:
- a CDS encoding fumarate reductase/succinate dehydrogenase flavoprotein subunit, translated as MAEVERHEYDVVVIGAGGAGLRAVIEARERGLKVAVVCKSLFGKAHTVMAEGGCAAAMGNANPKDNWQVHFKDTMRGGKFLNNWRMAELHAKEAPDRVWELETYGALFDRTKDGRISQRNFGGHTYPRLAHVGDRTGLEIIRTLQQKIVSLQQEDKAEFGDYEARIKVFHECTITDLIKDGDRISGAFGYWRESGRFILFEAPAVVMATGGIGKSYKVTSNSWEYTGDGHALALRAGATLINMEFVQFHPTGMVWPPSVKGILVTEGVRGDGGVLKNSEGTRFMFDYIPPVFKGQYAESIEEADQWLKDNDSARRTPDLLPRDEVARAINSEVKAGRNSPHGGVFLDIASRLPAEEIKRRLPSMYHQFMELAEVDITKEAMEVGPTCHYVMGGIEVDPDTGAAKTPGLFAAGECSGGMHGSNRLGGNSLSDLLVFGRRAGLGASDYVRGLSERPTVSDEAVAEAAKLALAPFDGPTNGDSAENPYTLQLDLQDTMNSLVGIIRKAEEVTEALDKLTELRERFKRVQVEGHRQFNPGWHLAIDLRNMLLVSECVAKAALERTESRGGHTRDDHPSMEAGWRKVLLVCRAEGAAVVPDVSITREDQVPMREDLLELVDIEELEKYFTPEELVNHPARRS; from the coding sequence ATGGCTGAAGTCGAACGGCACGAATATGACGTCGTCGTCATCGGTGCCGGCGGCGCGGGTTTGCGTGCGGTCATCGAGGCACGTGAGCGCGGTTTGAAGGTCGCCGTGGTCTGTAAGTCGTTGTTCGGCAAGGCGCACACCGTGATGGCCGAAGGCGGCTGTGCGGCCGCGATGGGCAATGCCAACCCGAAGGACAACTGGCAGGTCCACTTCAAAGACACCATGCGCGGCGGGAAGTTCCTCAACAACTGGCGGATGGCCGAACTGCACGCCAAGGAGGCACCAGACCGCGTCTGGGAGCTGGAAACCTACGGCGCACTGTTCGACCGCACCAAGGACGGGCGCATCAGCCAGCGGAACTTCGGCGGCCACACCTACCCGCGACTGGCTCACGTCGGCGACCGCACCGGGCTGGAAATCATCCGCACCCTGCAGCAGAAGATCGTCTCGCTGCAGCAGGAGGACAAGGCCGAGTTCGGCGACTACGAGGCCCGCATCAAGGTGTTCCACGAGTGCACGATCACCGACCTGATCAAGGACGGTGACCGCATCTCCGGTGCCTTCGGCTACTGGCGCGAAAGCGGACGCTTCATCCTGTTCGAGGCGCCTGCCGTGGTGATGGCCACCGGCGGAATTGGCAAGTCCTACAAGGTGACATCGAACTCGTGGGAGTACACCGGCGACGGGCACGCACTCGCGCTGCGCGCGGGCGCGACGCTGATCAACATGGAGTTCGTCCAGTTCCATCCGACCGGCATGGTCTGGCCACCCAGCGTGAAGGGCATCCTCGTCACAGAGGGTGTGCGCGGCGACGGCGGGGTGCTGAAAAACTCCGAGGGCACCCGGTTCATGTTCGACTACATCCCACCGGTGTTCAAAGGTCAGTACGCCGAGAGCATCGAAGAGGCCGACCAGTGGCTCAAGGACAACGACTCGGCGCGTCGCACCCCCGACCTGCTGCCCCGCGACGAGGTGGCCCGCGCCATCAACTCCGAGGTGAAAGCCGGGCGTAACTCGCCGCACGGCGGCGTGTTCCTCGACATCGCGTCGCGGCTGCCCGCCGAGGAGATCAAGCGCAGGCTGCCGTCGATGTATCACCAGTTCATGGAGCTGGCCGAGGTCGACATCACCAAGGAGGCGATGGAGGTCGGGCCGACGTGCCACTACGTGATGGGTGGCATCGAGGTCGATCCCGATACGGGTGCGGCCAAGACGCCGGGGCTGTTCGCCGCCGGTGAATGCTCCGGTGGCATGCACGGCTCGAACCGGCTGGGCGGCAACTCGCTGTCGGACCTGCTGGTGTTCGGCCGCCGCGCCGGGCTCGGTGCGTCCGACTACGTGCGGGGGCTGTCCGAGCGGCCGACGGTGTCCGACGAGGCCGTGGCCGAGGCCGCCAAGCTGGCCCTCGCGCCGTTCGACGGGCCGACCAATGGCGACAGCGCCGAGAACCCGTACACCCTGCAACTCGACCTGCAGGACACGATGAACTCCCTGGTCGGCATCATCCGCAAGGCCGAGGAAGTCACCGAGGCGCTGGACAAGCTGACCGAGCTGCGCGAGCGGTTCAAGCGCGTGCAGGTGGAGGGCCACCGTCAGTTCAACCCGGGCTGGCATTTGGCCATCGACCTGCGCAACATGCTGCTCGTCAGCGAATGCGTGGCCAAAGCCGCGTTGGAACGCACCGAGAGCCGCGGCGGCCACACCCGCGACGACCATCCGTCGATGGAGGCGGGTTGGCGCAAGGTTCTGCTGGTGTGCCGCGCAGAAGGTGCCGCCGTCGTCCCCGACGTCAGCATCACCCGCGAGGATCAGGTGCCGATGCGTGAGGACCTCCTCGAGCTCGTCGACATCGAAGAGCTCGAGAAGTACTTCACCCCAGAAGAACTCGTCAACCACCCGGCAAGGAGAAGCTGA